From the genome of Actinomycetes bacterium:
CAGGGGACCGCTGGTGCGCGGCCAGCGCGGCAGCCGCCTCGCGCCCGTAGCCCCGCCGGTGGTGGTGCCCGTGGATCTCCAGCAGCCCGATCCAGGGGACCTGGTCGCGCGGGTGCCGGTCGAGGACGTCGGCCCAGCCGACGACGGTGCCGCCGTCGGCCTGCATGAGTGCGTAGGAGTGCCGCTCGGGGTCCAGAGCTGACACTGCGAGGTCGCGCTCAAGCATCGAACGGTCGTAGTGGCCCGGCTCGTTGGCCGAGCCCTCATGGGTGGCCAGGAACGCCGGGTTGGACAGCGCCACGGCGAGCACGCCGTCCAGGACGTCGTCCGGAACGGACTCGTCGAGCGGGACGAACCGCAACCGGGGGCTGCTGGGGAGGCTCACCCGAAGATCACGCCCCCCACCCGCATGAAGGGCTCCTTCTGTGCGCACTGGCGCACAAGCCCACCCTTCACGGACGCCGCCCCGGCCGCCGTTCGCCACGAGTGAACGGCAAGAAGGTACGACCACGCGCACAGAAGGGACCCTTCATGCAGGGCCGGGGGTCAGGCGGCCAGCCGGGACCGCTCGGCCTGGTAGGCCTCGGTCAGGTCCTCGACCAGGTCCTCGCGGCCGGCGTCCAGCGCCGCGTTGACCCGCTCGGTGTAGTGGTCCATCAGCTCGGTCTTCGTCATCTCACAGCTCCATCGGTGTCGCCGGGTGCGGCCCCGCCAAAACGGCAGAGGTCGCGCCTGCTCCTCCATGGTGGGTGACCCAGATGAATGGCGGGTTACCAGAACGTCCCGTTCCGGCGTGATCTGCACCACCTCGGGCTCAGGGTCAGTTGGTTGCGACACGCCTATGTTTGAAATGTCAAGCACATGGGGTAGGCTGCTGCTTGAAGGTTCAAGAATCCGTCCCTCGAGGAGTCAGCATGACCGCCAGCACCACCGCCACCACGATCCCCGGCTACGTCGCCGGCACTTGGGCCATCGACCCGGTCCACTCCGAGGTCGGTTTCGTCGTTCGCCACATGATGGTCAGCAAGGTCCGTGGCAAGTTCGCCACGTTCTCCGGTGAGATCGTGACCGGCGAGGAGCCGCTGGGGTCCAGTGTGACCGCGACCATCGACCTGGCGTCGATCAGCACCGGCAACGACCAGCGCGACGCCCACATCCGGTCCGCCGACTTCTTCGAGGTCGAGACCTACCCGACCATGACCTACCGCTCGTCCGGGGTGCGCGTGGACGGCGACGACTACGTCCTCGACGGCCAGCTCACCCTCAGGGGTGTGACCAAGGACGTCCCGCTGCGCCTGGAGCTCAACGGCTTCGGCCCGGACGCCTATGGCGGCACCCGCGCAGGC
Proteins encoded in this window:
- a CDS encoding GNAT family N-acetyltransferase, with the protein product MSLPSSPRLRFVPLDESVPDDVLDGVLAVALSNPAFLATHEGSANEPGHYDRSMLERDLAVSALDPERHSYALMQADGGTVVGWADVLDRHPRDQVPWIGLLEIHGHHHRRGYGREAAAALAAHQRSPGQTLIFQSGHLR
- a CDS encoding YceI family protein, yielding MTASTTATTIPGYVAGTWAIDPVHSEVGFVVRHMMVSKVRGKFATFSGEIVTGEEPLGSSVTATIDLASISTGNDQRDAHIRSADFFEVETYPTMTYRSSGVRVDGDDYVLDGQLTLRGVTKDVPLRLELNGFGPDAYGGTRAGFSAAAEINRRDFGVDFNAAMETGGVVVSDKVTIQLEIEAILNAS